One genomic region from Chlamydia poikilotherma encodes:
- the rplU gene encoding 50S ribosomal protein L21 — MKSYAIIQTGSKQYQVTEGDVIDVELLDGISEGQEVVFDQVLFTFDGSKVSLGTPTVKNAVVKGQLLSRVRGEKVTAYKYKRRKNYHRKTGHRQNYLRVKISNLVM, encoded by the coding sequence ATGAAGTCTTACGCGATAATTCAGACCGGAAGCAAGCAATATCAGGTTACTGAAGGAGATGTAATTGACGTCGAATTGTTAGACGGCATTTCCGAAGGGCAAGAAGTTGTTTTCGATCAAGTCTTGTTTACTTTTGATGGATCTAAAGTTTCTTTGGGGACTCCTACGGTAAAGAACGCTGTAGTAAAAGGTCAGTTGCTTTCTCGAGTTCGTGGAGAAAAAGTAACGGCCTATAAATACAAAAGACGTAAAAATTATCATCGTAAGACTGGTCACCGTCAGAACTATCTTAGAGTAAAAATTAGTAATCTAGTAATGTAA
- the rpmA gene encoding 50S ribosomal protein L27, whose translation MAHKKGQGASRNGRDSESKRLGMKVGAGQRVSTGSILVRQRGTKWHPSQNVGRGRDDTLFALIDGIVVTKKTDRTYISVLPE comes from the coding sequence ATGGCACATAAGAAAGGTCAGGGAGCAAGCCGTAACGGTCGCGATTCAGAGTCAAAGCGTCTCGGTATGAAAGTGGGCGCAGGACAAAGAGTTTCCACAGGAAGTATTCTTGTAAGACAAAGAGGCACTAAGTGGCATCCTTCACAAAACGTAGGTAGAGGTCGTGACGATACTTTATTTGCTTTAATAGATGGCATTGTTGTCACTAAGAAGACAGATCGTACATAT